A single genomic interval of Schistocerca americana isolate TAMUIC-IGC-003095 chromosome 2, iqSchAmer2.1, whole genome shotgun sequence harbors:
- the LOC124593937 gene encoding protein ZBED8-like, with translation MKLDTAGSFAQTSEEVLEATYELSLLISRTKKSHIIAETLVKPCLSKAADIVLGSESKQKLSQIPLSDNTMKLRIDDMAEDIQNQLVTAVKQWQFFAIQLDGSTDVANCCQLLAFVRYIENEAIKEELLFSTELKTTSKAIHIMAAVSEFFCKNVLSWQKLIGVCTNGAPTMLGCRSGFVQMVREKKPSVTAIHCVIHCQALSTKTLPKELNDVLKLLFTALCEDLGAEYKTLLFHTEVRCLSKGNMLGRLFELRDEVMLFLENNKQTKKYVEFRKPVVHAALAYLSDIFESLNTLNLQLWKRKILACNYSCFPRLFGILEEARFHNDFKDTDTKSKISNHLQHLIDEFERYFPNSCDDEIYYWLATDPFHVDVEVFPDRLQEKVLEIKSDSAAKYDFEKMDKPLFWVKYFTVYPNTAELYLPFSSTYLCERAFSAVVVIKNKLRSKLSIANDLRCAVSAIQPRIQNLVKKYASSSFTLIYLFVPCHMCVEIIFL, from the exons atgaagttggacactgctggatccttcgctcagacatcagaaGAGGTACTGGAAGCCACGTATGAGTTATCGCTACTTATTTCAAGGACCAAGAAAAGTCATATTATCGCAGAGACACTAGTCAAACCCTGTTTGTCGAAAGCTGCTGATATTGTTCttgggtcagaaagtaaacaaaaactttcacaaataccgctttctgacaataCTATGAAACTTCGGATTGATGATATGGccgaagacatacaaaatcaattagttacgGCCGTCAAACAATGGCAGTTTTTCGCAATACAGTTAGACGGGAGTACCGACGTTGCgaattgttgccaactgctagctttcgttcgctatatagaaaatgaagcaattaaagaagagttgctgttttctacagagttaaagacaacttcaaaagcaattcatataatggcagccgtctctgaattcttttgtaaaaatgtgttatcatggcagaaactgataGGCGTATGCACAAACGGCGCCCCAACAATGCTTGGATgtcgctcaggattcgtgcagatggtcagagaaaaaaaacctagtgttactgctatccactgtgtaaTACACTGTCAAGCATTGTCAACTAAGacacttccaaaggaactcaatgatgtcttgaaatt gttatttacggctctttgtgaagacttgggagcagagtataaaacacttttatttcatacagaagtacgctgTCTCTCAAAAGGGaatatgctaggaagattatttgaacttcgagacgaagtgatgctgtttttggaaaataacaaacaaactaaAAAGTATGTGGAATTTAGAAAACCCGTTGTTCATGCtgcattggcttatctgtcagatattttcgaatctttaaacacaCTGAATttgcaactatggaaacgtaaaattttagcctgtaattattcctgctttcccagattgtttggaatcctggaagaagcccgatttcacaacgattttaaggatactgatactaagagtaaaatatcgaaccatttgcagcacctcattgatgaattcgaacgatacttccctAACAGTTGTGATGATGAAATTTATTATTggttagcgacggatccatttcacgttgacgtggaAGTGTTTCCAGACAGACTACAAGAGAAAGTCTTAGAAATAAAAAGTGATTCTGCAGCGAAGTACgactttgagaagatggataagcctttattttgggtgaaatatttCACGGTGTATCCCAACACAGCAgaactgtatttaccattttcaagcacttatttgtgtgaaagagcattttcagcggtagtggtgataaaaaataagcttagaagcaaactcagcattgccaatgatttacgttgcgcagtttctgctattcagccaagaattcaaaatcttgtaaaaaagtatgcaagctcatccttcacattgatttatttgtttgttccttgccatatgtgtgtggaaataatatttttataa